The genomic window TAGCTCTCCCCCTCACCGCCGTATTCGCGCATACCCTCGTAGGCGTTCATGTAAATCTCTATCAGCCTCTCAAGCGTTTCCTGGTCGAGTTCCTTTAGCTTCTCTATTCTTACTTCCGCCATCGGTTTAAGGTAGGGGTGGGGTTTAAAAAGCATGACTCCGAGGTTTGAGAGGTGAAAAGGTGGTAGCTATGAGCAAGGCCAAGCCCCGCTACTGCGAGATATGTGGAGCTCCAATAAAAGGCCCCGGCCACAGGATAAGGCTTGAAGGTGCCGAAGTTCTCGTCTGCGACCGCTGTTATGAGAAGTACGGTAGGAAGAAGTCCGGATTCAGCATAATGCCCACGAGAAGGGAACCGAGGAGAAGGCCCGCTCCGGCTCCCAGGCCAAGGAGGGAACCAAAACCCTACCGCGAGAGGCCCCTCTACACCGAGGAAATCGTTGAGGACTTTGCAGAGAGAGTTTATAAAGCTATACAGAAGAGTGGCAAAAGCTACGAGGAGTTATCTCATGAAATCGGGCTTTCCGTCAACGACCTTCGTGCCATAGCCCACGGTTACCGCGAGCCGACTATAAAGGAAGCTAAAAAGCTTGAGAAGTATTTCAAGATTACTCTCATAGAACGCGTTGAGGAAGAGTTTGAGGAGAAAAAGACAATTCCAAAGGACTACGAGCCCACTCTCGGCGATATAGCCAACATCAGGATTAGGAAGAGGAAGAAGTAAGCTAAACCTCTTCAATCTCCCAGTCTTCCCTCCTTTTCTTCTCGGCTTTTCTTCTCACTTCTTCGGCCTTTGTCCTCTTCGGCGGGTGAAAACCACGGAGCTTTTCAAAGGTTCCCCAGAGGCGCATGAGCTCCTCCCAGACTTCTGTATCGGGTGGGATAACGAGAACGTGGGCCGGCGGATGAATGTCCATAAGCCTTCCGATGGCTTTCCGTGGGGGCAGGTCTATCTGGGCAACGACGTGGGCTTTAAACTTCTTCCTCGGCTTCTCACCGCTGATTTTCTCAAAGGCCCAGTCGGACAGAGCGGGGGGAATTATCCTCGGGTCACCGCGAATCTTCATTCCTCCATATCTCACGAGATCAGCTAAAGCTACACTTGCCTTCTGAAAGTTGTCGGCTCGTACTAAAACTATCGTGTTTCTCATGGTCTCACCACCCTAACCTCAGCGGGTAACCTTTTAAAGGTTCGCCGATTTTAGTTACCGAAAGTTTTAAAAACTTTGCGTTTCTAAAAACCTCGGAGCCTTTTTAAGGGAGGAGCTGAGGAGAAGGAGGGGTGATAGAATGTATCTGAAGAAGAGGCACCTTGAGATACTCAGGGAGATGAAGAAGACCGAAAGTCAGGCCGAGATTGAGGCCAAACTGCCGGAGGAGTTCCAGATAAGGGCTATAGAGCTCTACATACTCGGATTTGCCGAGCTCGATGGTGGAAAGATTAAGCTCACCGATGCCGGAAGGAAGCTCCTCGAGATTAGCGATTCACTCAACCTTGAGGAACTGCCGGACGTTATAGCGGACACCGAGATTATGAAGATGCTCGAACTCCTTGAGGAGACCGGGAAGATACCCGAAAGCTGGCTCGAAAAGCTCAAGGAGAGAAAGCTCGCCGATGAGAACGGCCTTACGGAATTTGGGAGGGCCCTCCTCCAGCTCTACCGCGAGACCCACCCGGTTGTCTACTTAACCCCGGAGATAGCCTCGTTCCTGAGGGGAATGCCCAAGCTCGGAACCCTCGATGAGCTCGTTACCTTCAAGAACTCAAGGCTCTACGGCGATAACATCGTCAACGCCCTACAAGCCATGCGCCTGCTCCTGATTTCACCGCCAACCGAGAAGGGCAGGGCCTTCACAACGACCCCGGCGGCGAGGCTCGCACTTAAAGCTCTAAGCATGATTCCGGTTTTCGCCAGGGCGATAGTCCTCAGGAAGGAGGACTTCGAGGCCCTTAAGGCCGGAAGGAGCAACACCGAACTCGAGAGCATGGGCCTCAGCGACGAGAAGGGAACGACCGAGTTTGGAAAGGCCATGATGGAGACCTACGAGGCGATGGGAAAAGTTGAGGAAAAGGTTCTCCCGATTTACCTACTCGAGGATGAGCTGAGCGTCCTCAAGGCAATTCAGGAGATAGAGAAGAAGTACGAAACCAACCCAGACGTTCTGCCCACCGAGAAGGAGATTGGAAAGAGGGTTGAAATCGAGGATCTTGGCGCGGTGCTTCACCTCCTCGAGAGCAAGGAGCTCGTTGAGAGAAGGCTCGTCAAAAACAAGGACACCTACTGGCTCACCGAGTGGGGCAGGGAAGCGATAAACTTCGGAACAGTCAGCCCCGATGCCATGAAGGCGGTAACCTACAGCGAGAGCGGTGACGTGCCGATAGCGGAGTGGGTTATAAAGGCCCAGGAGGAGGGCGTCGTAAAGGCCGGCGTTACAGACAAGGGAAGGTTTTACCTGAGGCTCAGCAGGTCTATTGAGAGAAAGCCCTTCCTCACCAAGTACGATGTCGCGATACTCGCCAAAACGCCGAGGAAGAAGTACATCCACAGGGATGAGCTTGTTGAGCTCGTCCAGAACTACGTGGGTGGCGACGAGAAGGAAATCACCAGGGCTATAGGAGAGGCCGAGGCTAAGGGCTTCGTCGTCGAGCTCCAGAACGGCATGGTGAAGCTCACGGAGCTCGGAGATAAGGTCAAGACAGCGTTGGAGAACGCGAAGCTCCAGGAGATCCTGAAGGTCAAGTTCAGCGTCACGCCAACGCTCTACAACGTGCTCAGAGTCATCTACGAGAACCTGGAGACCTTCAACAGAATCTGGAAGGAGAAAGGTGAAGTCAAGGGCTACAAGATGGAGGAAGTTGACGTCATCAGGAAACACCTCAGCCTGAGCGACGACGAGATAAAGAAGGCTTTAACGATGCTCCGCGAGCTTGGCTTCCTCGGAAGCAAGAGCTTGACAGAAGCAGGTAGGGTTCTCGTTGAGGCCTACCTTTGAATTTTCTCTTCTTCAATGTTCCATTTTGAGCATAAAGCTTTAAAAAGCGATTCCCTCATTTATAAAAGGGTTTTTAAACCCACCATTCGGAGGTGTAAACCTTGGTGGACATGAGCAATGTAAAGCTCAGGATTGAGAACATCGTCGCTTCTGTTGACCTCTTTACGGAACTGAACCTTGAGAAAGTGATTGAAATCTGCCCCAACTCCAAGTACAACCCGGAGGAGTTCCCCGGAATCATCTGTCGCTTCGATGAACCCAAGGTTGCCCTGCTTATTTTCAGCTCCGGGAAGCTCGTCGTCACCGGGGCCAAGAGCGTTGAGGACATAGAAAGGGCCGTTAACAAGCTCATCCAGATGCTCAAGAAGATTGGAGCGAAGTTCCACCGCGCGCCTCAGATTGACATACAGAACATGGTCTTCAGCGGTGACATCGGCATGGAGTTCAACCTTGACGCGGTTGCGCTGAGCCTTCCGAACTGTGAGTACGAGCCCGAGCAGTTTCCGGGAGTTATCTACCGCGTCAAGGAACCGAGGGCCGTCATACTGCTCTTCTCCTCCGGTAAAATCGTCTGTTCCGGGGCCAAGAGTGAGCACGACGCCTGGGAGGCCGTCAGAAAGCTCCTCCGCGAGCTGGAGAAGTACGGTCTAATCGAGGAAGAGGAGGAGTGGTGAGGCCTCTTGGCCTTCTCCGTTATCTACTCTCCTGTCTTCCTCGAACACAGGCCCGAGAACTATCATCCGGAGAATCCGGAGAGGCTGTTGAGGGCCGTAAAGGTTCTCCAGCGGTTGAACCTGTGGAAGCCCGTTGAACCGGTTCCGGTCCCGGAGGAAGAACTCCTAAGGGTTCACTCGAAGGAATACGTGGAGCTCGTGAGGGAGAAAAGTCAATCGTTTTCCTACCTCGACCCGGACACGTACGTCTCTCCCGGCACATGGGAGGCCTCTCTCCTCGCCTTCGGTGCTTCCCGCTTGGCAGTTGAGCTGGCCTTGAAGTATAGGGGCATATACCTTGCCCTCGTCAGACCACCGGGCCACCACGCCGGAAAATCCGGTAGGGCATTCAACGCACCGACGCTGGGCTTCTGCATCTTCAACAACTCAGCCTACGCCGCCAAAGTCGCCGAAGAGCTCACCGGAAAGGTTCTCGTCATAGACTTCGATGCCCACCACGGTAACGGGACTCAAGAGATACTCTGGGACGATAAAAATGCCGTCCACATAGACCTTCACGAGCGGGACATCTACCCCTGGAGCGGTTATGAGCACGAAGTCGGCGGAAAAGGGGCCGAGGGCACAAAAATCAACCTGCCCATGCCCCATTATGCAGGCGATGACGACTTCATCTACGCCTGGAGCGAGGTTGTTTTACCCGTTCTAGCCCAGCTCAAGCCGGAGCTTGTCATTGTATCGGCTGGCTTCGACGGTTTCCTCGGTGAAAACCTGACGACCCTTCGTCTTAGCGAACTCTTCTTCGCCTACGCCGGCTCAACGCTCTCACGCTACCCGCTGGCGGTAATCTTCGAGGGTGGCTACTCCGTTGGTCTCGATAAAGGCCTGCCAGCTTTCATCAGGGGCTACCTCAGCGGGGAAATTCGGGAAGTTCCCGTAAGTCCGTCCTACGAGACCCTGAGAACCGTGGCGAGGGTGAAGGAGATACAGTCGGAGTGGTGGGAGTTCTGACTTATAAGCAGGCAAAAAGAAAAATGTAAGGCTTCAAAGCCCCAGCATCTCCTTCGCGGCCTTGACACCCAAATCGAAGGCCTTCATGTTCACATCTATAGTCTTCGGCGGAACGCTTACGCGGATAACTTCTCTCACGTGCTCGGCCGAGAGAGGGAAGCCTGGCGTCTGGGTCAGTGCTCCGATAAGGACGACGTTGGTAGTGACTATGTTCCCGGCTTCCATGGCTAGCTTTTCAGCGTCGAAGGCCATGAACTTGCCCTCGAAGTCCTCCTCGATTATTTTTTTGATTTCCTCTAAACTCGGATAAGTGGCGAGCCCCATGGAGACTTGGACAGGTGGAATTGGGCGAGCGTTAGTGAAAACCAGACCACCCTTTTTGAGATAATTGATGTAGCGCAGGGCCTCGACAGGCTCGAAGGACAGTATTACGTCGGCTTTTCCCTCTGGGACCATCGCGCCATAAACATCTTCGCCAAAGCGAACGTAGGCTATGACCGAACCGAAACGCTGGCTCATTCCGTGAACTTCTCCAACGCGAACCTTGTAGCCGGCCCTCAAAGCCGCCCAGCCGAGCAGGTTCGCCGCGGTGAGGATTCCCTGACCGCCAACGCCGGTGATAACTATGTTGTATTCCCTCATTTTCACTCACCCCCCTCAAGAGGCTCGAAGGCATCAAAGGGACAGACCTGCGCACAGCCGCCACAGCCCCAGCACATCGTTGGGTCTATCTTAGCTTTCTTCTTCTCTGCGTCCCAGTAGATTGCAGGACAGCCGTAGGCGTTGATACAAATCTTACACCCGGTACACTTGTCTTCGATGACATGGTAGATTGGCCACTTCTCTCCCTTCCTCCTCATCTGACCTATCCTGTATAGCGCACAGGGCTGTCTGGCAACGACAACGCTTACGCCGTCAACGGCTAGAGCTTCCTTTATTGCCCGCTCAGTTGCCTTTATGTCGTATGGGTCTACAACCTTAACGAAGTCCGCTCCCATTGCCTTGGCGACTTTCTCTATAAGTATCCTCTTGCCCGGTCCGTGAGGAGTGTCTCCGGTTCCGGGGTTGGGCTGGTCGCCGGTCATTGCCGTGACGAGGTTGTCGAGGACAACTATGACCACGTTGGAGCGGTTGTAGATTGCATTAGCCAAGGCAGGTAGGCCTGTGTGGAAGAACGTCGAATCACCTATGGTGGCGACTATTATTTTCTTCTCTTTACCGGTCTTCCTCTCTTCCTCGCCTGGAACGCCGTTAAGGGCAACATCAAGACCGTGAGCCATTCCTATAGAACCACCCATTGCTATTGTTGTGTCGACGGTCTTGAGTGGCGGTAAAACACCGAGGGTATAACAGCCTATGTCGCTGGGGAATATTGCCTTTGGAGTTGCGGCGCGCCTAATCGCGTAGAAGGTGTTCCTATGCGGACAGGCCGGACAGAGGCTCGGCGGCCTCGGTGGAACCATCTTCGAGACCTTTTCGTACTTCCTGTCTATCTCCTCAAAGTCTATCGGCGTTTCCATTCCAAGGAACTTGGCTATAGCTATTACAGCCCTCCTCGTAGTCATCTCGTAAACGCGCGGAACGAGGTCTTTGCCGTGAATCGGAATCCTCAGACCTTTATCATAGGCCCAGGTCTTGACCTGCTCCTCAACAACTGGTTCAAGCTCTTCAACGATGAGAACTTTCTCGAGGCCATCAAGGAACTTCTCGAGCAGGCCGTAGGGAACCGGGAAGGGCGTTCCGAGCTTGAGTATCTTGACATTGTCAACGCCGAGCCACGCCAGGGCCTCCTTAACGTATGCATAGCTGAGACCCGGGGCGATTATACCGACCTTGGCGTTTTCATCGCCTTCAATCCAGTTGAATGGGCTCTCATTAAATTCTTCACGGAACTTCTCGAGAGTCTCGAGCAACCATGGGTGCTTCTTCCTCTGGAAAGCCGGTATATCGACGTATCTCTCCGGGTTCTTCTCGAAGTTCCCGAACTTCCTCTTTGCCTGTTTTATCTCCTCCGGCAGTTCGCCCAGAACGACGTCGCCACGCATATGGGAGCTCCTCGTTGTTGTTCTGAGTATTATCATCTGGCCGTACTTCTCGCTTACCTCAAAGGCATACTTTACCATATCCTTTGCTTCCTGAACGCTTGAAGGTTCTAGGACAGGAATCCCTGCGCTTTTGGCTATTGCCCTTGTGTCCTGCTCGTTCTGACTGCTCCACATGCTCGGATCATCTGCTACCATAACTATCAGTCCGCCGTTGACTCCCATGTATGTTGCTGTCATGAAACTGTCCATGGCAACGTTTAATCCAACGTGCTTCATTGCCGTCATGGCCCTGAGACCGCTCCAAGCCGCGGAAAGGGCCGTCTCAAATGCAACCTTTTCGTTGGTCGAGTATTCCATGTAAACGCCGGCCTTTTTGGCAACCATTGCCATCGTGTCGGTAAGTTCTGAACTCGGCGTTCCAGGATAGGCGGCAAAAACTGCTATGTTGCCCTCTAAAGCACCGCGTGCTATGGCTTGATTCCCAAGGAGGAGAACTCTCTCCCCTGGCTTGTCCCACAACACTATATCTGTAACCTTCGCCATTTACACACCTCCTAATTCTGAGTGATGAAAAATGAAAATCAATCTTCCTTCAAAACACCGGCATTCTTCGCCTGTTGAACGAGGGCGTAGGCCCCAGCGGCCACATCCTCTGGCCTTTCATAGCTCGGGATTCCGTTGGCCTCGAGCAGTTCCTTGGCCTTCTCGCTGACGTAACCGGCCATGAAAAGTGCCAGAACTGGTTTTCCGTTGTTCACCTCTTTCACAGCCTTGATAACTCCCTCGGCGTGCTCCGTGGGAGTCATTCCCGCGAAGGTCGGGACGACGCAGATGCTTATGAGCATGTCAACGTTTTTATCCTGAAGCAGGGCCTTCGCCGTCCTGTAGTAGTCCTCTCCCCTCGCGGAGGCTATCATATCAACAGGGTTCTTAACTGCCGCCATCGGCGGGAGGAAGGAGCGCAGTTCCTCTATCGTCTTTTCCTCAAGGTCTGCCAGCTTTAACCCTCTCTTATCAATCTGGTCCGCGGTGAGAACGCCTGGACCGCCTGCGTTCGTCATTATCGCGACGCGCCTGCCTCTAGGCAATGGCTGTGTAAAGGCCCTGGCCATGCTGAGCATGTCGTCTATGGTCTCAGCTACGAGAACGCCACTCTGCTTGAAAGCCGCTTCATAAATCTTCCAGCTTCCCGCTAAAGAGCCTGTGTGACTTGAAGCGGCCCTTGCCCCGCTCTCGCTTCTTCCCGCTTTGAGAGCTATGACGGGCTTCTTCTTGGTGACGCGCTTGGCAACTTCAATGAATTTTCTTCCGTCCTTTATTCCCTCTATGTAGAGTGCTATTGCCTTGTCCTCCTCTGTGTCGGCCAAATACTCCATGAAGTCAGCAAAGTCTAGGTCTGCCATGTTGCCAACGCTAACGAACTTGGAGAAACCTATCCCCTCCTTGACGGTCTTGTAAACAATTCCCGCCCCTAAAGCTCCGCTCTGGCTCACGAAGGCTATGTCGCCCTTTCTTGCATCCATTATGAAAGTCGCGTTCATGTCGTTGTGGGTGTTCATAACGCCGACACAGTTCGGGCCGATAAGCCTCATCCCATACTTATGGGCAATCTCTACCAGCTCGCGCTCCTCTTTCTTGCCTTCCTCGCCGGTTTCACCGAAACCAGCTGTTATGATGACTGCCCCTTTGACACCTTTCTCTCCACAGTCGATGAGTGTTTGCTTGACAAACTTCTTTGGAACAACTATTATGGCGAGGTCAACCTTGTCTGGAATGTCTTTCACGCTTTTATATGCTTTAACACCCTGAACGACCTCGTCCTTGACGTTGACTGGGTAAACTTTGCCTTCCTTGTATTTTTTCAGGTTTTTAAAAACTTCATAACCGAGCTTCAGCGGGTCGTTTGATGCTCCGATAACTGCTATCCCCTCCGGCCTGAAGAAGTAGTCGAGAGTCATAAACCTCACCGTTAAAATCTGGGCCGAATCGTATATAAGCTTTCCCAAAGGGAGCATCGGAGAATTTTGGAGCATTGTTGAGTAATTTACGTTCATGAATGGGCGTTTTTTGGCATCGAAAGATTTAAGTAAGCTCCGGTTATTTTAATTCCGGAGGTGGTGGGAATGGTGAAGGTTCGCTTTCTGGGACACGCAGCTTTTTACATCGAGGGAAGCAAGAAAATCCTGATAGACCCATTCCTCAGCGGAAACCCGCAGGCCGCTGTAAAGCCAGAAGAACTCGAAGCCGACCTTATTCTGGTCACCCACGCCCACGGTGACCACATTGGAGATGCCATAGAGATTGCCAAGAGAACCGGCGCGAAGATAGTCGCTATGTACGATATAGCGAACTACATCAACGAGCAGGCCAACGGCGAGGTCGAGACTATAGGCATGAACTACGGGCCAACGGAGATAGACGGGGTTGGAATCGTTCAGGTTCCGGCCTGGCACTCGAGCAGTGATGGCAAATATAGCATAGGCAACGCCTCCGGCTTCATAGTCAAGCTCGATGGAAAAACAATCTACCACGCCGGGGACACCTTTGTTTTCCTCGACATGGGCCTCTTCAGCGAGCTTTATGGGCCGATTGACGTGGCTTTGCTCCCGATAGGCGGGCACTTTACGATGGGGCCGAGGGAAGCGGCAAAGGCAGTTGAGCTACTCAAACCAAAGAAAGTCGTGCCGATGCACTACAACACATGGCCACCGATTTCAGCGGACCCAGAGGAGTTCAAGAAGCTCGTTGGGGACAGGGCAGAGGTGGTAATCCTCAAGCCCGGCGAGGAGCTTGAGCTTTGAAAAACCTTTTAAGAACTTCTTTTATTTCCCTCTTAGGTGGTGAAATGAGTAGATGGAGAATTCTTGGTTTCGTATTGGCTATGATGTTCATCTTTTCGATTTCTCATATAGTTTTGGCTCAAACACCAAACGAGAGTTCTCCCTATGATCTAATAATAGTTAGAAACGACAATCTGATTGATTACATAGTTGCCATTCCATACTCAAAACTTCTTGGAATTCCGATACTTCCAGTTAACCCCAACGAGCTTGATACAGCAACTCTTGCTCAGCTCCAGAGCTACGAGCAGTTCGGCTGGTACAAAGTGCTTGTGATAGGTGACTACAAGGCGATTAGCCAGAAAGTACAGGAACAGTTAATCAGCCTTGGGTTCCAGGTGACCAGAATAGGCGGAGCAACTAGGGTGGACACCTCTGTTAAGCTCGCCGAGGAGTTCTATCCCAACGGCGCTGACACCGTTGTTCTCGCAAGTGCCAGCGATTATGGTTCGGCTTTAGCTGCCGCTAGGTGGGCGATGACATACAACAATCCCCTTCTTTTAACAAATCCCAATAATCTCTCGAAGTCAGTGATTGAGGGTCTAAAAAAACTTCACCCACGACAAGTGGTTCTCATCGGCGCGGGCATGTCCAAGAACATCGAGCATGAACTTCAGGCTCTAGGTTATCGAACATATTGGGTTAGGGAGACGATTACAATATCAATTCCAACGACTACGCCCCAAACAAAAACCAACTGGACCCTCGTTATCGGTGCCGTGATAATCACCCTCGCAATAGCGATTCCGGCTTCCCTCTACTATGCCAAGAAGAAGTGGTCAGCAAACAGGGTTCCTATTGAGGTCTTAACTGAAAAGGAGCGGATAGTAGTGAAGGCAATCCTCGATAAAGGTGGGACGGTAAAGCAGGAGGAGTTACCTGAACTTACCGGCTATTCAAGGCCGACGATAAGCAGAATAATCCAAGAACTCGAGAAGAAACAGCTGGTCGAGAGAGAAAAGGTTGGAAAGACGTTCATAGTCAGGCTGACCAAAGAGATAGTCATGCGCGAGTAGCGGTCGGCTAAGCCCTCCGCTCATCATTCTTCAGGGTCCTGGCTGTTTCTTCATCCCGCAAGAAAAGAAGGAAATCACTTGCGGAAGAGATGGCCGTGGGCCCTGTTCACGTGCCTTGTGAAGGCCTTGGCATCGCGGAAGACCATTCCACACCTGGGACAACGGAAGAGTATCTCCCCGTCCCTGTCCTTAATCTTTATGGCCTTCAGCACCGCCATCTCCTCCACCCCCGAGCGGATTTTTAATTCTGTCTTTTAAACTTTGCTAAATCCATATCCTGTTGCCCTTGACCTTGAGGTAGCCGAGTGTTTGGAGTGTTTTGAGAAAGTCCTCTATGGCATCTTCGTCGTAGTATATGTTTATCCTCTCGTTTCTGCCCTCGACGGTTATGGGCTCAAGCTCCATGATTGCCTCAATGAGCTCGTTCTTCCTCCTGTACTTCTCAGCTAGCTCAAGTATCTTTTCCGCCAGAACAGAGCGGGCTATCCCATCGAACATCGCTTCAACATAGCTTTCCTCCGTTGCGTAACCCTCTGCAATTTCAAGGGCTGTCTCAATGAGCTCCCTCTCAACCTCAAGAACTTCGACGTAATAATGCTTTTCGAGGGTGTATTCAGTTACGAGCGTCGCGCTGAGCTTTTCCTCAAGCTCTTCCAGTTCCTCACCGATTTCCTCCACCGGGAAGCGGAGTTCCAGGATGAGCGTGTCTAATGGAAGTTTTTCCCTTAGGAGGAAGCCTCCCTCGGTTTCCTCGATGGCGTTCGCCTCAATCAAAGCACTCACAACCGAGAGCTTTGGCAAATCCGGCTCCTCGAAGAGAGTCCCCAGTTCCTTTGTTTCTCCTGGCTCCCAGTCTTCAATGAGTTCATCGTAGGCCAGTTTAACGGCCTCAAGCTCCTCCCCGATGGCCGGAACGTTCGATGCAACTTCCACGAGTTCTGCATAGGTTCCCCTTATTACGACGTAGTGTTCAATCTCCGCCCGGGTTTCCTCCTGGGTTCTGTTCATTATTCCCGCCCTGCTGAGCTCCCTTGACAGGGCGTTCATGTCTTCTTTAGTTAGCACCTCGAACCTCATCTTCTTCCCCAGTATCTGAAACCCCTTTGACGTTATAACCTTTCCTTGACAAATCCAGCAGTGTCGTGAGAAGTGCCTTCACGGGTTTGTTGTGCAGTCTCGCGATTGTCTCCCTTACCTCCTCCACAAGATTTTCCTCAAACCTCGCGTATAGCAACAGCCCGTAGGCCATCAACTTCGGATTTCCCTCACCGAGACGCTCTATTGCGCTCGCCAGTGAGGGGTTGTTCAAAAGTTCATCCGCCAGGGTTTCCAAAGCTTTCCTGTCATCGCTTTCAACGGCCCTCTTCAGGGGCTCATAGAAGGCCTTGAGAACCAGTCTAGCCATCCTCTCCCTCTCCAGAAAGTCCCTTTCCGGTTCTTCCTTCTTTTTCCGGGTCATGAGGTAGTAGATTAGGGGCACGCTGAAGGCAACTATCATCATGGCGTAGAGACCAGTGGGTATTGTAACTCCAGAGGGTGACCTTTTTGAGATGAAAACTATTACAACAAGGCCAATGGTGAACCACAGTAGCATCCCCGCGAGATAATAGGGTGAGTAATCCTTAACCTTGGGGCCCTTTGCCCTACCACCGAGTTCTTCTATTCTTCTCAGGTTCTCCTCGGCTATCTCGATCTCTGCCTGAAGGCGTTTTATCCTGCGGTTGATTTCATCAAAGACTTCTTCTTTCATATCTCCCACCGATTATTCCACGTTGGGGTTGATACTTAATTAGTTTTTACTCGGTCACCATGCGGTAGAAGGCTATTGCACCTATGAGAGCGTAGGCATACTGGGTTATGAACTTGTAGAGAAATGCAACGACTATTGCCGTTGGACTGTCTCCTATAGCGAGTGTAATACCAAGCTCGTTTGCCCCTATTCCGCCTGGGGTTCCAAGGATACCTCCGAGGAAGTTTGAGTACAGAATCGCCTCAAGGAAGCTGATATAGTTCTCGTGAATCCCAAAGGTTCTGGCCGTTAGGTAGAGGGTCGTTGAGTTGGTCAGCGCGAGCAGAATTCCTACGAATACCCCTAAAATTACAGTCTTTATGTCCCCCCTTGCTCTG from Thermococcus sp. includes these protein-coding regions:
- a CDS encoding cell wall-binding repeat-containing protein, with the protein product MFIFSISHIVLAQTPNESSPYDLIIVRNDNLIDYIVAIPYSKLLGIPILPVNPNELDTATLAQLQSYEQFGWYKVLVIGDYKAISQKVQEQLISLGFQVTRIGGATRVDTSVKLAEEFYPNGADTVVLASASDYGSALAAARWAMTYNNPLLLTNPNNLSKSVIEGLKKLHPRQVVLIGAGMSKNIEHELQALGYRTYWVRETITISIPTTTPQTKTNWTLVIGAVIITLAIAIPASLYYAKKKWSANRVPIEVLTEKERIVVKAILDKGGTVKQEELPELTGYSRPTISRIIQELEKKQLVEREKVGKTFIVRLTKEIVMRE
- a CDS encoding C2H2-type zinc finger protein, whose amino-acid sequence is MAVLKAIKIKDRDGEILFRCPRCGMVFRDAKAFTRHVNRAHGHLFRK
- a CDS encoding metal-dependent hydrolase, giving the protein MVKVRFLGHAAFYIEGSKKILIDPFLSGNPQAAVKPEELEADLILVTHAHGDHIGDAIEIAKRTGAKIVAMYDIANYINEQANGEVETIGMNYGPTEIDGVGIVQVPAWHSSSDGKYSIGNASGFIVKLDGKTIYHAGDTFVFLDMGLFSELYGPIDVALLPIGGHFTMGPREAAKAVELLKPKKVVPMHYNTWPPISADPEEFKKLVGDRAEVVILKPGEELEL